A single region of the Bartonella harrusi genome encodes:
- a CDS encoding phage portal protein — protein MAGFINKLTDFFKISRQHNPPFEAASKSRRMGGFDPAKKHINKAIEECGDTITARSRWLYDNESLYGSATEEWVSAAVSDGIKPYPRIEGFQEEKKKLLDLWWQWVDEADYDEDASFYGLQATIAREVFLTGECFVRLHYVDLYGRSGVPLQLQIYPTEMLDLTYNGPAEIKGNYIRMGIEFDASGKRVAYHFWEYHPYDDCPANSAFKSQERVRIPARMVLHIKERRIAGQLRGSPKITRSMTKIFQLESYDDAELDRKRTAALFAAFISRNPPNDAKLLDNRNEKDVEEESELPVIEPGGSFYLGENREIKFSNPVEVGGSYEAFQFNRIVWERFVEMAVLAGCVKLPGWEENPLPWLQCESFAPPLEMIDPNKDISAEKEEIRAGLKTRRMALAERGFDIDSIHAELEEEHTDARARGLSFDTDMAAPSGENQTTNFTDSDPSETYESNQGSEAHKNDQ, from the coding sequence ATGGCTGGCTTTATCAATAAACTCACGGACTTTTTTAAAATTTCTCGTCAACACAATCCGCCTTTTGAGGCTGCAAGCAAAAGCCGTCGCATGGGTGGGTTTGACCCCGCAAAAAAACACATCAATAAAGCAATTGAAGAATGCGGTGATACCATTACTGCTCGTTCAAGATGGCTTTATGACAATGAATCTCTTTATGGCTCGGCAACAGAAGAATGGGTTTCCGCAGCTGTGAGTGATGGGATTAAACCTTATCCTCGCATTGAAGGGTTTCAAGAAGAAAAGAAAAAGCTTTTAGACTTATGGTGGCAATGGGTTGATGAGGCGGATTATGATGAGGATGCGAGCTTTTATGGTCTGCAAGCAACAATTGCACGAGAAGTCTTTTTAACCGGCGAATGTTTTGTAAGACTGCATTATGTTGACCTTTATGGACGCTCTGGGGTGCCTCTTCAATTACAAATCTATCCAACCGAAATGCTGGACCTCACTTACAATGGACCTGCGGAAATTAAAGGCAATTACATTCGTATGGGTATTGAATTTGATGCCAGTGGCAAGCGTGTTGCTTATCATTTCTGGGAATACCACCCCTATGATGATTGCCCTGCAAACAGTGCATTTAAGAGCCAAGAGCGCGTGCGTATCCCCGCAAGAATGGTCCTTCATATCAAAGAGCGCCGTATTGCCGGACAATTGCGCGGTTCTCCTAAAATAACACGCAGTATGACAAAGATCTTTCAACTGGAATCCTATGATGATGCAGAGCTTGATCGAAAAAGAACAGCAGCTCTTTTCGCGGCATTTATCTCAAGAAATCCCCCAAACGACGCCAAATTACTTGATAATCGTAACGAAAAAGACGTTGAAGAAGAATCCGAATTACCTGTCATTGAACCAGGTGGATCATTTTATTTAGGAGAGAATAGAGAGATAAAATTTTCAAATCCTGTTGAAGTTGGTGGTTCTTATGAAGCCTTTCAATTCAACCGTATTGTCTGGGAGCGCTTTGTGGAAATGGCTGTCCTTGCTGGATGCGTAAAATTACCGGGATGGGAAGAAAATCCCTTGCCATGGCTTCAATGTGAAAGCTTTGCGCCCCCGCTTGAAATGATTGATCCAAACAAAGATATCTCGGCAGAAAAAGAAGAAATTCGCGCCGGTTTAAAAACACGACGAATGGCACTTGCCGAACGGGGTTTTGATATCGACAGCATTCATGCCGAACTTGAAGAAGAGCACACCGATGCTCGCGCCCGTGGTTTATCTTTTGATACCGATATGGCGGCACCCTCTGGTGAAAATCAAACGACGAATTTCACAGATTCAGATCCTTCTGAGACTTATGAAAGCAACCAAGGCAGTGAGGCGCACAAAAATGACCAATAA
- a CDS encoding phage head-tail joining protein → MDEELKQINSKTDRLESLKRRREQIEEALYSGAQSVRHGDKQVSNRSVEELRRALEMLNTQIANLEGRKRSRVFYFNISRGY, encoded by the coding sequence GTGGATGAAGAATTGAAGCAAATAAACAGCAAAACTGACAGACTGGAAAGTTTAAAAAGGCGGCGCGAACAAATTGAAGAGGCTCTCTATTCGGGAGCACAATCAGTGCGTCATGGCGATAAGCAAGTAAGCAACCGTTCTGTTGAAGAATTGCGCAGAGCACTTGAGATGCTGAATACACAAATAGCCAACCTTGAAGGACGCAAGCGTTCACGTGTTTTCTATTTTAATATATCACGAGGCTATTAA
- a CDS encoding S49 family peptidase, giving the protein MTNNLDMPFLVSRLFGVPHMRASTKLDVILNALAPRLFAGEKFTPQAFSQGDSASFKPPESYVVRNNVAILPVHGTLVRRGAWLGALSGLTSYEGLSASFREAIKQPDVRAVLLDIDSGGGEAGGVFDLVEEFQALSQHHQKPIWAHANEFACSAAYAIACSASQIWVARTGVVGSIGVVCAHLDQSSADEKQGLKWTFVFEGDHKVHGNPHEPLADTALKKMQADCALLYEMFVDWVAQNRPLNTDAIRDTKAETFIGTQAIALGLADAQGTLAQALESLTDFISPNPTVTAKEGQNTWHAHNIAPNKKMMKGLSTSSMKKRMKMITTSIKTPKSLTTTKTKRRMKTMRTSAKT; this is encoded by the coding sequence ATGACCAATAATCTTGACATGCCGTTTTTAGTATCACGGCTTTTTGGTGTTCCACATATGCGTGCCTCGACAAAGCTTGATGTCATTCTTAATGCTCTTGCACCGCGTCTTTTTGCTGGAGAAAAGTTTACCCCTCAGGCTTTTTCGCAAGGGGATAGCGCATCTTTCAAACCACCTGAGAGTTACGTGGTGCGCAATAATGTTGCCATCCTACCTGTTCATGGCACACTGGTGCGCCGCGGTGCATGGCTTGGTGCCCTTTCAGGGTTAACCTCTTATGAAGGCTTAAGCGCCTCCTTTCGTGAAGCCATTAAACAACCTGATGTCCGAGCTGTTTTGCTCGATATTGACAGTGGTGGTGGAGAAGCCGGCGGGGTGTTTGATTTGGTTGAAGAATTCCAAGCACTCTCACAACACCATCAGAAACCAATTTGGGCGCATGCCAATGAATTTGCCTGTTCTGCTGCTTATGCCATTGCCTGTTCTGCTTCGCAAATATGGGTTGCTCGCACAGGCGTTGTCGGCTCAATTGGGGTGGTTTGTGCACATCTTGACCAATCAAGCGCCGATGAAAAACAAGGGCTTAAATGGACCTTTGTCTTTGAAGGTGATCACAAGGTTCATGGTAATCCTCACGAACCATTGGCTGATACCGCGCTTAAAAAAATGCAAGCAGATTGCGCCCTGCTCTACGAAATGTTTGTCGATTGGGTAGCACAAAATAGACCCCTGAATACTGATGCTATTCGTGACACAAAGGCAGAAACTTTTATAGGCACCCAAGCTATCGCGCTTGGATTAGCAGATGCGCAAGGCACTCTTGCGCAAGCTTTGGAATCCTTAACGGATTTCATCTCACCAAACCCAACAGTAACAGCAAAAGAAGGACAAAACACATGGCACGCACACAATATCGCGCCCAACAAGAAGATGATGAAAGGATTGTCGACATCCTCGATGAAGAAGAGGATGAAAATGATCACGACATCGATAAAAACGCCGAAATCTTTGACGACAACGAAGACGAAGAGGAGGATGAAGACAATGAGGACAAGCGCGAAAACATAA